The Cytobacillus firmus genome segment TTTACAAAGAGAATGTAATGACCACAGATGCGGAGAAGTCCTTCCATGATATCCGCTTAAACAGGGAGGAAGAGATTTATATCCAGCTTAATTTCCATGCTTCAAATAAGGCCCATCAGTATGCAGCGGTCATGGAGGAAAATCCCTTTATGCCAAAGACACTCCAGGTAAACGAAAAGGACCGGCTGATTGCGGAAAGGTTCCTCGCGGAAAGCCTGGAAAAATTCAGAAGAGAGAAACTCCTTGTACTCATTGATGAAGCATTGGATAAGCAGGATAAAAAAGCTTTTAACGTTCTGACTCAGCAGCTGAATAAATTAGAAACCACCTAAGCCTTGCTTTTATAAAAGCAGGGCTTTTATTTTGC includes the following:
- a CDS encoding ReoY family proteolytic degradation factor, which codes for MATPVSVNEKKDFIRWFLNHYQLKRRECVWILNYLMSHDQLMEKVHFVEQAQYCPRGLIMSTHCVDEVPFRFYKENVMTTDAEKSFHDIRLNREEEIYIQLNFHASNKAHQYAAVMEENPFMPKTLQVNEKDRLIAERFLAESLEKFRREKLLVLIDEALDKQDKKAFNVLTQQLNKLETT